DNA sequence from the Carassius gibelio isolate Cgi1373 ecotype wild population from Czech Republic chromosome A14, carGib1.2-hapl.c, whole genome shotgun sequence genome:
ACCCGCGGTCTCCGATGGGACAGATGTACCGGGAATACACAGGTAACACCTCGCTAGAGTGGCCAGCCACGGGAAGCGCCTTTCATTTGCTTTCCACCAGTCAAGAGGATTAATATCCAGAGGAGGAGGATCGTCTCTCATGTAGATGTCAACCTCTGCTTCTGGATAATCTGCAGGCATGTGTCACGGGTGTGGTTGCGCGTGCCGACGCGCTCCGTGAGTTaataaatataagctatatagtaggctattttatttttaaaccatgcagcaaacatcaaaaaaaaaagaaccttaaaaaacgttttaaaccgtttaactgatagTATTATTCGGTCAAAAtttttactttcggttaacggttaaacggtTAATATGAGCATCCCTAGCCATCACATTAGTATGTTGAGGACTATTTAGGGAAGTAAGGAAGGACACGTCCATACtcacagattttaatttttttttaagtgaatgatTGGAAGaagaataattgttttttttcttgtccagGCCTCAAGCAGCTAATAACTTCTATCAGAGAGCATTGCTGGCAAACGCCTTGACCAGCGCTCTGCGTTTGCACCAGAGACTTCCTCACTTTCAGCTGAGCAGAGCCTTCCTGGCCCAGGCCTTACAGGAGGACAGCTGCCACTATCTCCTCTACTCCCTCATCCTAGTCAACTCCCACCCTATCACAAGTATCCTTTCTCAAAGACCCCTTCATTTAGAAAAATCTTGAGGGGGGGGGATTTTGTTGTGTTATGGCATTATATTGTCTTTATGCAGCCTTGACTTTTGTTCTCAGTGAGCATTTTTCCAGTGTTTCTCTTCTCACTTCTCCACGCCACCACCTACACTAAAAAAGTCCTAGATGTAAGTCTCTCCCCTTCTCATTTATATCGCTCAGATGTGTATTTGCCATAAATCCATCCTGAATTTTGTCTCTGTTTCATCTGCTTTCAGACCATAGGTCCAGACAGTCTTATGTTTGTGAGGAACTTTTTGAACAAGCTCACAGCCAATCAGCAGAACATCCTAAAGTTTATTGCTTGCAATGAGATCTTCTTGATGCCAGCTACAGTCTTCATGCTCTTCAGGTCAGGACTGACGTTCAGCTGTTTTGTCCagtgtaaaatctttttttcaacCCTGTAAATCCTGAAATATGAAACAATAGAAGGGATGTACCGATGCACCTTGAGGCAGTTAAACACTGATACAAATGTGACGATTCAAGTCAGCTGAGATGTTAAAGGAGTTTTATGTAGCATTAAcacagagtggttgaactaggtattgcagtccaaattcaaaatattggagcgGGTTTTTCCATCCGGCCCCTCCTGAACTTAAACCAGGCAacacatctgtaatatggtttcttacacgtgaaaaaaaaaaaacagggtttggctaatgtatgtttctgttgatggatgcattctggcttcccagtacattacaacaacagcaatgagagaacaagggggaaaaaaaagggaaagaaaaaaaacctggacaaaccattcactcttATTCAATGCGAATGCCCTTATGCTGGAATAGGAGCAGTCATTCTGAACCTGGGTGCTGATAGCGCGCATACAGGTGAGACCTGAACGGCACAATATGATATTGATATGTGTTTAAACAAAACCCATATAAGCTTttccagtttaaacatttaagacgATGTgagcagtgagaagatttgtgcgtGCGTTCATCCAAAGCATGCAATTCATGCAATTCTGCATCTCAGAACAAGCTCAAATATTACGCTTTGTCTAAATATTGTGTttgaatggacaaattcacacaaaaattttaataatgCCCATCTTGATAAGTATCCTATAGCACAGTGCACTGATACAGTACGTTATTCAAGCTATTCAATCAGCTGAACGTACTGTATCGAACATCagaaacaaagaaatcactcacttcTCTTGATTTGAAtagcttttgtaactttgttaaagattaatctttaatttctacagtcaaatatgcaatactgTTTTCCATTTGGttactttatttaatttctgtacctTAAAACTAATGGtagactaaacaaaaaaaatccatgaaaatcactgtttattttatttgtaactttactatattgtttttatttgtgctgttgcttgtagttagatagaactttcttattttctttatttttatatgaaagtaTAGTGACCGAACTGTACCGAAACCATGACCATTAAACCGTTATACAAACCAAACCGTGAAAAAGTTTCACCGTTCCACCCCTAGTGTTGACGTAACTGTAGAATTCAAATGGATTCGATACGTTTTGTGGTCTGTACAGCCTCACGCATGATCCTAACCATGATATCATGTCTCTAGACCGGAGCAGTCTGTCTGTACTGCTGCGATTCACATCACACAAAGACTTTCTTTGGCCCATGAGAAAGCATATTTACACTGTCTTTATCGTTTCCTATCCCCTATATAGTGCACTACGTGCCATTCAGCATACAGAAAATACTACATCTGTGAACAAGTGACCGATTTCAGCTTCAGCGTCTATTTATAGTGTGGGGGGCGGGACACTTcagattctagagagcatttgattggacagaaaATCTGATGAGAAACTATATACTGATGAGTCTATATTGCCGTAAGTGAGAGACCGTAAGTTTTGAATGCTTATATCTTCTAAATGCAAATTTGGTCATCGTTTTGGAGCACACTAGCTTATACATAAATGTAAGGCTGAAATATTCATACTAAAAGCcgaaaaactattattttaatttcatggaGCCTTGAAgcgcagcactgctttgtttacaccGGTAACCAGGGCAACGCTGTTCCATAAGCAAACAgcaattttaaatggaaagagcacaggtGAAGTCTTTACTTTGgggtttatttagttttattattttacatatttcagtTGCACAAAGAAGTTATATAAAGTAATACAAGTAATATAAGTTGACaacttttcatttataatttgtcttcgATCTCATTTTGtttagaaaaaaagtgaaaaaagtcaTATCGTGAAATCAGTTTTGTGCATCATATTTCATTGTGAGCTGATTGATTTGTTACATCCTTAAAGgcttagttcaccgaaaaatgaaaattgtcataacaaccctcatgtcgttccaaaccagttcatcttcagaacacagtgtaagatattttagatttagtccgagagctctcagtccctccattgcagctgtgtgtacggtatactgtccatgtccagaaaggtaagaaaaacatcatcaaagtagtccatgtgacatcagagggtcagttagaattttttgaagcatcgaaaatatatttaggtacaaaaataacaaaaattacgactttattcagcattctcTTCTCTtatgggtctgttgtgagcgcgttcataCATCAACTGTCATAGCAGTCGTGctcagacccggaagagaagacaatgttgaataaagtcgtaatatatggacagtatactgtacatacattttcaatggagggacagaaagctctcaaactaaatctaaaatatcttaaactgtgtttccaagatgaacggaggtcttacttgTTTGGAACGAGAtatgggtgagttattaatgacataattttcattttcggtgaactaacccattaaataataaaagcaaagaCAAAAGAATACCCAATACATGTCACTCCTGGGGAAAAATGCAACACTCAAAAGCCGCACCTTTTAAGTGAAAAAGCCAGTCGCTTATCAGTAAAGTCAGCTGCAGTTGTCATTAGAAGAACCAGTTGCTATAGAAACAATCAGCATCTTTGAGACATGCGCTCAAGACTGCGAATGTGCAATGGCTGGTCGAGCCTgaaaaagacactttttttttaacactgtgtaaaaaaaaaaaaaaacatttgatacagttgttgtcagatttcattggtgatttcaaatatgaaatttaatcttAAGCTTGGGCATTTCAAAGAGATAAGAGTTGCACTTGCATGCCCGAGAAGCGTTTCAAAGATGGCCTCCAAGTCCGAAAAATATAgtcaaatctaaaaataaaataaaaaccattacttGTACTTCtaacataaaatgcataaaaatatcaCTTGTCAATCTCCCTTAGTCTTAGTgagattatatttaaatgcttagttttctGATCAAAGCTCTGTACTTTTGATTGTTAGGACAAACCTATAATTCAGTACAATACAATGATGTTTGAGAGATTTACAAATAAACTTTCCTCAAAATTctgatttttcacatttattattcacattttagCATGGATGGTTAGGTAAACCTAAACCACTTTCATCCAGTAAGTGTTCGTCTGGAAATAATAactaacaacataaaagttcttatatttcacttcacaaaaatcatttaagatttcaaagcaaaaaaaaaaaagtagggattttcagcaaaattctaataatttagccatagaaatgtatgtatcaaatatgatacagtaggctttatagggttaataaAGTAGTATTAGTTTGGTGCTGGTAAAAACCGTGATAAAAGCCATGCTATGTTTCTTGTAATAAGATGACGATGTGTGCTTTTGTGATTCGCAGTGGTCAGGGCAGCTTGCTTCAGCCATTCATCTACTACAGGTTTCTCACTCTGCGCTATTCCTCAAGACGTAACCCATACTGTCGGTAAGAATCTTGTATCTTATGTACACACAGAGTAGTATTATATGAACATTTGCACATTTTACCCAGAATATGGGGATCTGCATGTTGTTCTCATTCCATGACAAATTAATTATTAGAGACCGTTGGAAGCTCAGCAGTTTGTAAATGTATACTACAAttatatgttgtgtgtgtgtgatctgagcCCAGTATCATTGTTTACAGTCTTACtctgatgtttgtgtttttgtcctGTCAGGACTCTGTTCACGGAGCTGAGGATTTTACTGGAGCATTTTGTGATGAAGCCCAGCTGTCCGGCCTTCTTCAGGAGGATGTGCCTCAACAGCATTGCCTTTATTAGCCGCCTTGCTCCCACCGGTGTCTAACATCCACAAACTACTACACACAGTTCACAGATTGGGACGGTTTCAAGATTGACTTACAAACAAGATGGCCAGGTCTCATAACTCCGAGGTGGAGGTCCTCTTCTGCATGGAGGACTGCGCTGCGTATGTTTGCAGAGACTATCAATCTGACAGACTACatccaaaaacaaaacagcaagatGATGTATCTCTGTGGACAGTTGTCCGCTAAGGGGGTAGAACCGTTTATAGGTCTTTAGAGCTTTTATATTCATGTTGATTTTCAGGGGGTAGAGAGGAGCCCTTGAGATGTTTAATCTTAACTGCTAGGGTAAATTGGTAGAGCTCTTACTAGCTTGTCTTTCTAATGAAATAATACCATACTGAGAAATCACATTTCAGCTGTCGGTAGGCTTGTTTGCTCTCTTGTTTGCTCTCTTGTttgattccatttttttttatgtccttgccaagatttttttgttttgttgttgttgtactgGATTACCTTGAAAATCTTAATGTACCTTGCTCTGAGCCTTTCCCAGTAGTTGACAATGATCTGAATGCCATGAGTTCAGGACTTTTCATATATAACTTGATGCCTTTTTCATGTGAACAGATGATTTGGGCTTTGTCAAATATTCTGTAATTCTCATCGATTACATAGAGCCCTATATTCAACTGTTCTTTGCCTTCTATGTGATTTATGTTCAGGGCATGTTGTAACTGAATTTCAGAGTATTTCAATTATTTGCTTGTTATATTTATTGCATCTGTTCAGAACTATGGTctgtgtaaattaataaaatgtgttaaactgTATCTACCCCTTGTTGTGGTCTTAGATTTTAAAGCTCTTAACAGTTTTGCTGAACGTTGAACTGATATGTTgcactaataatataaaacaccAAGACAACtgtaagtgatttaaaaaaagtttttttctcctATACCAAATGTTAATGTTCTGGCAATAGTTTAGAAGTTACTGTGCCACTATAATTTTTGCTCAATTTCAACAATAAGATATGGTTAATTAGCAGGGCTACAAACACATGAAGTTTCTAGAAAGAGAGGTTTCCTCTGGGATAAATGATCAGGTGCCCATTAAACAGGTCCACAGAATTCACAGGACCTCTTGAAATTTGATACAGCGGTCGTGTCCCATAATATAGTAGGTTTTGACCGGTTCATAACGCATAAACATGCGATAGCTGACTAGTGGAAGATTGCTGCTTAATGAATTTGCTTAAGTTGTAATGGTTTAATTGTACATGAAATCCACACTTAGATCATAACTTACATTTGCATTGCCATTTGTGGCAGCAATTCTTTCCTGCAATACTATGACTTTACAAGAGAAAAAGATGGAAAGCTAAAACGGTAATAACTCTTCTGTAGTTATTCCCTCACCAGTGCTTACATCAGTAAACAATTGCCAGGATAAGTAACCATTTTTTACAACGCACCATTTACATTATGAAGCCAAGTTTAATTTGACCATGGGAAGAgccgctttaaaaaaaaaaaaaaaaccccacaaccTTGCATAGTACTCATTTAGTCCCCAATTTAACAGTTTGTTTAAATCCAGCCAGCATTTAAGTGACTGTGTGGGAGGACCACTTTCTCATTTTTAATCTGAACAAAGATGACCTAAGAAACAATATTCAAGCACCTCATTTCAATAAATGAAGCAAGAGTGATTAAATGCAAGTGTCCATCTTATAACTTTATGCATATTAACTCCAGTTTATCTCCTCCAACCTCAACCAAACAATAGAAATATGACATGAACCGAGTGAATTAAAGGCCAGCAGCACTTTTATTAAGATGTAAAAGGGAGGGTCacttaacagtgtaaaaaaggaTAAAGTGCATTGCTGGAgtttatgaaaatagacactgaaaatgttaaaacaaTGCTTGATTACCTACTGTACAAATATCTGTAtcaagcataaaaaaaataaaaaagggctcAATCCTGAaggactgaaaaaaataaaattcactaaGATCTCACCATTTCCCCAAAATTGAGGCTATGGCTTCAGTTATTGGAGTAATGGAAATAAAGCATCAAAATGTGTGTGCACAATTCCCATGGAGGTATGGAACAAATGAACAATATTGAGGGGCTTGTTAGTTCAGCATCAGCTTCTCTGGAGGCTCAATGAGAGAGACTTCATGGtacctggagaaaaaaaaaaaaaaaaaaaaaagttagcccTAGCCAACAACGCCATCGAATGTGTGTGTAGAGCAAGTGAACTTACTTTGAGCCCTTGTATTTCTCCCTAACTGCCTGCTGTGTGTGCTGAGCAGCACCGAGGTAGGTCTGATGTAGATCCTGAATGCACGGCATAAGATCCTCCAGAGTGTAGCCAGTCATCTCAACAAATGCCTTCGACTGCAAGAGAGAGCGTTATGAGGAAAGAGCAAGAGTGAACAGTAATTATGACAGCATAATGTTCAAATAACAGGCAGCACCCTAGTTTTTGCACAAGTTGATCGCGCAAACTTACCCATGATCCTCCTGCAATTGTGTGGTTGGCCAGAATGAAAGCTGCAGCAGCAGTTTGAGATGGGAGGTACTTCAGGAATGGGTCACAATCGATCAAGCTCAGCTCACCAAGAAActggattaaaaaatatatatataattttttttttgaatgttagTTGGTGATGACGAGAAAACACCACTCAATGCAAATGTCTTGCAGGAAATGTTCTCACCATTGATAAGCTCTCTACTTTGCTGCTCACAGGCTGGTGCAAGAAATACTGGGTGAGGAACTGATTGATTGTTGGAGCAGCAAGATCAAACGAGAGAACCGTCAGCACCAGATGCTCCATTCTCAACACTTGTTTTTTTGTGTAGGTGTCATCAGTGATGTAAACAAATTCTGCTACCTCCGGGGGGTAGATCTCCTCAAACTTCCTACAGTCAAGCAGAGATGTGTGAACATGCAGAACAAGGAGGGGTAAGGTTTTGCAGCCTGAGGCTCTAATGCAAAAGATACTCACGAAGCCAAGAGCATAGCAGCTGTGCCCACCAGCTGGAGTTTTCCTCTCAGGACAGACATGGAAGACAAGAAGCGATCAATGTAGTTCACGGCCAGGTACAGGGTCTCATTCTGGAGCTTGTACTCCTCTCCCACCTCCACCAACCAGTCCACCAGAATGGCTCGCATGCTGTTTGT
Encoded proteins:
- the tmem33 gene encoding transmembrane protein 33 is translated as MADTEQRSPPPQPQTGPMQFLLSNKLETAMWLSRLFTVYCSIMFILPLLGPQAANNFYQRALLANALTSALRLHQRLPHFQLSRAFLAQALQEDSCHYLLYSLILVNSHPITMSIFPVFLFSLLHATTYTKKVLDTIGPDSLMFVRNFLNKLTANQQNILKFIACNEIFLMPATVFMLFSGQGSLLQPFIYYRFLTLRYSSRRNPYCRTLFTELRILLEHFVMKPSCPAFFRRMCLNSIAFISRLAPTGV
- the ccna2 gene encoding cyclin-A2, which codes for MSSVGQTQRSAVQDPGADIHNQENMLSRLRGAAKNRIENRENVNPKPGNRTVLGALENNQRRPPVLRAAKQVSGPQITACKSEEHGSFGEKPSTRPPAFQIHVDEPDGACSKKQCTQRATMACSPLTLNPTVTRLRQPLATIDLPVEASFDSPMDMSIIDSEERPTNVNEVSDYAAEIHAHLREMEIKSKPKAGYMKKQPDITNSMRAILVDWLVEVGEEYKLQNETLYLAVNYIDRFLSSMSVLRGKLQLVGTAAMLLASKFEEIYPPEVAEFVYITDDTYTKKQVLRMEHLVLTVLSFDLAAPTINQFLTQYFLHQPVSSKVESLSMFLGELSLIDCDPFLKYLPSQTAAAAFILANHTIAGGSWSKAFVEMTGYTLEDLMPCIQDLHQTYLGAAQHTQQAVREKYKGSKYHEVSLIEPPEKLMLN